Within the Sphingobium baderi genome, the region CGCCACCATTATCTGCCCCCTGCGGATGTCGCGTTAACCGTGAAACCGTCCGGCAGGACTGGGCGATAAAAGTGAAAGCTCCAAAAGGCGTTAACCATTTTTTATCGCCTGGCGGTCCAACCTGTTCCTCGTTGCAAACCGTGAGGTCAAATCCTTGAAGGGGGAGGTCGGTTATGGCGAATAGTAGCAGGAGCGCGCAGTTCCTTATGGAAAGCCGTCTGGCGGATGCGGCGCGCGGAACGGCGGAAGACTGTTTCGAACTGGGCGTGGCCTATAGCTGCGGCACGGGGGGGATGCCCATCGATCTGGTCGAAGCGCATAAATGGTTTAATCTCGCCGCGCTCAAGGGCAGTGACGAAGGGCAGACGATGCGCGCGGAAATCGCCGAGGAAATGACCGCGCGCGAAATCGCCCAGGCCCAGCGTCAGGCGCGCGCCTGGATCGCTTCGACCCAGCTGCGCGCCGCCTGATCGGATTCAGCAATCCGCTTTCCTGAACGGCGTCCGTTCGTTCAGCCATTCCCGGTCGCGCTGCACGTCGCGGCGTTCGGCGGCCAGAAAGTCCGCCACGGCACGGCGAAAGCCGGGGTTCGGGATGAAATGCGCGGACCATGTCGGCTGCGGCGCATAGCCCCGCGCCAGCTTGTGTCCGCCTTGCGCGCCTGCTTCCACGCGGGCAAGGCCGCGCGCGATGGCCGCGTCTATCGCCTGATAATAGCATAGCTCGAAATGCAGGTGCGGCACGTCCTGCGTGCAACCCCAATAACGCCCGTAAAGCGCATCCGCGCCGATCAGGTTGAGCGCCCCGGCAATCGGTCGCCCGTCGCGCAGCGCCAGGATCAGCAGCACCCGGTCCGCCATCCGCTCCCCCAGCAGGGAGAAGAAGGCGCGGGTCAGGTAAGGGCGCCCCCATTTGCGCGCTCCGGTATCCTGATAGAAGTCCCAGAATATGTCCCAATGCGCCTCGCTGATCCGGTCGCCGGTCAGGTGGACGATGTCCAGCCCCTGCACCGCGCGTTCGCGTTCCTTGCGGATATTCTTGCGCTTGGCGCTGGACAGGCTGGCGAGGAAATCGGCGAAATCGCGATAATCCTGGTTGGTCCAGTGGAACTGGCTGTCCTCCCGGATCAGCCAACCTGCAGCCTCGAACAGCGGCACCTGCTCCGGCGCGATAAAGGTCGCATGGGCCGACGAAAGCCCGTTACGCTCCACCAGCGTTTCGATCCCGGCGATCAGCGCGGGCGCCTGCGCTTCCTCGCGCAGCAACAGGCGCGGCCCCGGCACGGGGGAAAAGGGCGATGCGATCTGGAGCTTGGGATAATAATCCCCGCCCGCCCTTTGCCATGCCTCGGCCCAGCCATGGTCGAACACATATTCGCCCTGGCTGTGCGCCTTGGCATAGACTGGCGCGGCGGCGGCAATGCGCCCATCCGCCCCGTCTATCACGAGCGGCAGCGCCTGCCAGCCCGTGCCCGGCCCGACGCTGCCCGATTCCTCCAGCGCGGTCAGGAAATCCCAGCTTATGAAGGGATTGGCGGTCCCCGCGCAGGCGTCCCATTCCGCGCGGGGCAGGGCTGCCACGCCTTCGGCCACGCGTGCGACCACCTCAGTCATCGGCGCGCTCGAAAATGATCTGGTCGGCATGGGCAGCGGCGCGGGCGCGATCCGCCGCGCCGCGAACGGTCCATGTCAGCACGGGCAATCCCTTTCGGCGGCAATATGCGGCAAAGGGCGATGGCAGGTCACGAATATCACAGGCGATAAAATCGGGATGGCCAAGCGCCAGCGCAAGGGCCCGTTCGATCCGGCCGCGCAGATTCGGCTTGTCCTGCTGCGTCACCACCATGCCACGCACGATGTCCGGCGCGTGCCGTGCGAACCAGCGCACCGCCAGCGGGTTGAAGGACATGACCGCCGCCGTCGACGCCGCCTGCCGGGCAAGCGCCACAGCCACCGCCGCGCAAAGCGGCGCGACTTCGCGCCATCGGTCGACCTTGATCTCGATAAGCAGCGGCGTGCCGCCCGCGCAGCGCGCCAGCAGCGCGGAGAGGCGCGGCACCCCGCCTCCGTCGGACAGCTTCATGCCTTCCAGCGCCGCCGCATCCTGTTCGGCGACCCGACCCGCCGCCGCCGTCATCCGCTCCAGCATCGCGTCATGAAAGACGACCGGCACGCCATCCCGGCTCAACCGCACATCGCATTCGATGCCGAAACCGGCGGTGATGGCGGCGTCGAATGCGGCCATGCCGTTTTCGCTGATTCCCGCGCCGTGCAGCCCGCGATGGGCGAAGGGGCGCTCGGTCAGGAAAGCCAGACGCTCAGGCCGCGGGCCGGACAAGGACGATCGCATCGATCTCGACCGCTGAATTGAGCGGCAGCACCGGCACGCCCACGGCGCTGCGCGCATGGCGGCCCGCATCGCCAAAGACATCGACCATCAGTTCCGACGCGCCATTGGCGACCTTGGGCTGGTCGCTGAAGTCCGGCGCGCTGCTGATAAAGACCCCCAACTTCACGATCCGTTCCACCCGGTCGAGGCTCCCCAGCGCCGCCTTCATCTGCGCCAGCAGATTGAGCCCGCAGGCCCGCGCCGCGCGGACGCCATAGTCGAGGTTGACGGTATCGCCGAGCCGCCCGGTCATGAGCTGCCCGTCGGCCAGCGCGATCTGCCCGGAAATATGCAGCAGGCCATTGACCTCGACAGCAGGCACATAGGCGGCGACCGGCGCGGCGGCCGGAGGCAGGACGATGCCCAGTTCGCTGAGGCGGGCTTCAATGCTCATCACTTGGCTCCATCGCTAAGGGGAATATCATGCGGGGCCGGGCCCTCGGCAAGGCGCGCGGCGATCCATGTTTCGGCCTGCGCCCAATCGTCGATCCGGGCGTGGGCCATATCGGCGGGCGGAATCTTGCCCTTCAGTTCCGGCTCGCCCACCATATGCAGCCGCCACACGCCCGGCGCATGTTCGGCGACCGAAGCGTGATGTTCGGCGATATCGTCGATGAACAGCGCCACGGAAGGATTGCGATCCGCGATGATGCGCGCCAGCGGCGGCCCCTTGGGACCATGGTTGCAAAAGACCGGAGCGTGAAGCCCGTGCCCCGCAAGCTGATCCACTCGCCCCTGCCGGTGCCGTTCGTCGATATTGGTGAGGACGACGATGTCGGCGACGGCGGACAGGCGGGCCAGGGCCTCCATCGCGCCGTCGATCGGCTTTTGCCGGCCCATTTCATCGTCGAAAAAGGCGGTCAGCATCGTCCAGACAACCTCCCGCGTCACCGGCTCGTCGCTTTCCTTGTGGCGCAGCGCGTCCGCGAATTTCAATCGGTCGAAATCGAAATGCAGGTCATGCGCCTCGTCCGCCCACTCCCGGAAAGGGACGAGCATGTGCAGCAGCACCTCATCGCAATCGGTGATGATGAGGGGACGAGTCATCGGCTGAGTTCCTCCTTCGCGGCGATCAGCGCCTCGGGTGTCGTTTCAACGGCCTGCGCGCAGGCGATCAGGTCCGGCTCATGATCGGCCAGAAAACCCAGCACCGCGCCCAGAACCCCCGGATCGCCGATCCCGGCGCGCAGGGCATCGGCGTCCAGCCCCGTCAGCGCCAGCAGCCGGTCGGCCCTCCGCTCATCCCCCACGGTCCAGGCGAGCGCCATCAGCGCCAGCGTGGCCGCATCCGCGCCATCCTTCCTGCTATTGTGGGTATCGGCTCGCATGACGGTTTCTCTACGCGCCTTTCAGGGCTATGACGTTTTTCATAAGGCCTTTTTTGAAAACGCGGGTGACTGGTGGCAAAGCGCGTGCTCGTTGTCGAGGACAACGAACTCAATCTCAAACTTTTTTGCGACCTGTTGCGCGCGCACGGGCATGAAGTGCTGCCCCTGCGCGACGGGCGCGACGTGCTGCGGCAGGCGCGGGATTTCCGGCCGGACCTGTGCATCATGGACATCCATCTGCCCCATGTCAGCGGCGTCGACCTCATCATCTCGCTAAAGGCGGATGAAGGATTGTCAGCCGTGCCGATCATGGCCGTCACCGCCTATGCCGGAAAGGGCGATGAGGACCGCATCCGCGCCGCTGGAGCGGAAGCCTATGTCTCCAAGCCCATTTCCGTGCTGCGCTTCGTGGAGCAGGTGAACGCGCTGCTGTAACCGGCCCATCCCGTCCGTCGCATAATTGTCATGGGACGGTCACGCCCCTGACCCTGTCCCGAAGCGTCCCTGTCATCCCTGTCTGCCACCCCGCCGCATCAAGGGACGCGGCGCTGGGCCGACGGCCTGGAACAACACAGGGGTATATCCATGTCTCATCTGACTGACGAGGCGCGCGCGCCTTATCGCGACGCGCAGCCGCGCATCACCGGCGGCGAAAACAGCCTGGAAACCATCGTCGCCGCCAATCCGGGCCGCCGCACCATCCTGAAGAACGGCCTTCTGGGCCTGTCGATCCTGCCGATGCTGGGCACGCTGGCCGCCTGCGATGATGACGACGACGATGCCGGCCCCACGCCGACCCCCACGCCCACGCCCACGCCGACCCCCACGCCCAGCTATGACGTGGCCTTCGCGCCGGTCGCGGCGAACATGGACGACACGGTCACCGTCCCCAATGGCTACACCGTCGACGTGCTGCTGAAGGCAGGCGATTCGATCGAAGCGGGCACGGCCTATTCGGGCAGCTATCCGACGCCAGCCGACGCTGAAAAATGGTGCGGCGGCAATCATGACGGCATGGAATATTTCGAACTGTCGGGCGTCGATCCCAACACGGGCGGCCTGCTGGCGCTCAATTTCGAGCTTCCCGACTATAATATCCTGATGTCCGGCGCCTACGACGCGGCGACCGCGAGCGCCGACCAGAAAAAGCTGGCGCTGTCCGCCGTCGGCATCGGCGTGGTCGAAATCGCCAAGGGATCGGACGGCAAATGGGCGGTCAAGGCCGATTCCCGCCATAACAAGCGTTATACCGGCAACAGCAGCTATCGCGCGGGCGGTCCGGCCGCAGGCCTGTTGTCGGGCACGATCAAGGGGATGCTCAACAACTGTTCCTCGGGCCGCACGCCCTGGAACACCTACCTCACCTGCGAGGAAACGACGGACAATTATCTCGATCCGACGCAGCCGGAGGAAAATTACGGCTGGGTGGTCGAAATCGACCCGTTCCAGGAACTCGCGCCGCCGACCAAGCGCACCGCGCTCGGCCGCTTCAACCACGAAAATGTCGCCCACATGACGAATGACGACCGCCGCGTCGCTTTCTACATGGGCGACGATTCGACGCCGGGCTGCATCTACAAGTTCGTGTGCGACCGCGCCTACAGCGCCGACAATCGCGGGGCGAACACCGGGATGCTGGACTATGGCACGCTCTATGTCGCGCGCTTCAACGCGGACGGCAGCGGCGAATGGCGCGAACTGACCCAGGGGCGCAACGGCCTGACGGTCGGCGCTTCCGATCCGGGCAATGTCAGCCAGAGCACCACGCCGCCCGCGCCCGCGCCGGTCGATTTCCGCAACCAGGCCGAAGTGCTGGTCAACTGCCAGAGCGCCGCGCGCGTGGCTGGCGGCACCGTCATGGATCGCCCGGAATGGATCACGGTCGCGCCCGACAACAGCGCCATCTTCGTGACGCTCACCAACAATAGCGGCCGTCAATCGACCGTTCCCGCCGATCCGCGCGTCCGCAACCTCCACGGCCATATCGTCAAGTTCAAGGAAGCCGGCGATTCGCCGCTGGCCACCGATTTCAGCTGGGAAATCTTCCTGCTGGCGGGCGATCCGGCGCTGGCGTCGGGCGGCGACAATCTGGTGGGCGACATCGAAGGCGACACCTTCTCCAGCCCTGACGGCATCCGCATCGACCCGCAGGGCCGCCTGTGGGTGCAGACCGACCATAGCATCCCCGGCAATTCCGGCGTCACCGGCAAGAGCATCGAGGATGTGTTCGGCCACAATGCGATGTTCTACATCGACCAGGACAGCAAGGAATCGAAGCGCTTCCTGGTTGGCCCGACCGGCTGCGAGATCACCGGCCTTGCCTATACGCCGGACCTCAAGACCTTCTTCGTCAACATCCAGCATCCGACCGGCGACTGGCCGGTATCGGGTCAGGAACCGCGATCATCCACCATCGTCGTGCGTCGCAGCGACGACAAGCCCGTCGGCGCCTGACGGCTCGGGGGGATGGCTTTGCCCGTCCCCCTTCCTTCTTATCGCGCAGCCAACAAGGAAAGGCCCGTTCCCTGATGGGACGGGCCTTTTCGTTCGGGGCGCAGG harbors:
- a CDS encoding sel1 repeat family protein, with amino-acid sequence MANSSRSAQFLMESRLADAARGTAEDCFELGVAYSCGTGGMPIDLVEAHKWFNLAALKGSDEGQTMRAEIAEEMTAREIAQAQRQARAWIASTQLRAA
- a CDS encoding GNAT family N-acetyltransferase; protein product: MTEVVARVAEGVAALPRAEWDACAGTANPFISWDFLTALEESGSVGPGTGWQALPLVIDGADGRIAAAAPVYAKAHSQGEYVFDHGWAEAWQRAGGDYYPKLQIASPFSPVPGPRLLLREEAQAPALIAGIETLVERNGLSSAHATFIAPEQVPLFEAAGWLIREDSQFHWTNQDYRDFADFLASLSSAKRKNIRKERERAVQGLDIVHLTGDRISEAHWDIFWDFYQDTGARKWGRPYLTRAFFSLLGERMADRVLLILALRDGRPIAGALNLIGADALYGRYWGCTQDVPHLHFELCYYQAIDAAIARGLARVEAGAQGGHKLARGYAPQPTWSAHFIPNPGFRRAVADFLAAERRDVQRDREWLNERTPFRKADC
- a CDS encoding glycerophosphodiester phosphodiesterase family protein, whose protein sequence is MAAFDAAITAGFGIECDVRLSRDGVPVVFHDAMLERMTAAAGRVAEQDAAALEGMKLSDGGGVPRLSALLARCAGGTPLLIEIKVDRWREVAPLCAAVAVALARQAASTAAVMSFNPLAVRWFARHAPDIVRGMVVTQQDKPNLRGRIERALALALGHPDFIACDIRDLPSPFAAYCRRKGLPVLTWTVRGAADRARAAAHADQIIFERADD
- a CDS encoding RidA family protein, which produces MSIEARLSELGIVLPPAAAPVAAYVPAVEVNGLLHISGQIALADGQLMTGRLGDTVNLDYGVRAARACGLNLLAQMKAALGSLDRVERIVKLGVFISSAPDFSDQPKVANGASELMVDVFGDAGRHARSAVGVPVLPLNSAVEIDAIVLVRPAA
- a CDS encoding DUF3572 domain-containing protein; protein product: MRADTHNSRKDGADAATLALMALAWTVGDERRADRLLALTGLDADALRAGIGDPGVLGAVLGFLADHEPDLIACAQAVETTPEALIAAKEELSR
- a CDS encoding response regulator translates to MAKRVLVVEDNELNLKLFCDLLRAHGHEVLPLRDGRDVLRQARDFRPDLCIMDIHLPHVSGVDLIISLKADEGLSAVPIMAVTAYAGKGDEDRIRAAGAEAYVSKPISVLRFVEQVNALL
- a CDS encoding PhoX family protein, encoding MSHLTDEARAPYRDAQPRITGGENSLETIVAANPGRRTILKNGLLGLSILPMLGTLAACDDDDDDAGPTPTPTPTPTPTPTPSYDVAFAPVAANMDDTVTVPNGYTVDVLLKAGDSIEAGTAYSGSYPTPADAEKWCGGNHDGMEYFELSGVDPNTGGLLALNFELPDYNILMSGAYDAATASADQKKLALSAVGIGVVEIAKGSDGKWAVKADSRHNKRYTGNSSYRAGGPAAGLLSGTIKGMLNNCSSGRTPWNTYLTCEETTDNYLDPTQPEENYGWVVEIDPFQELAPPTKRTALGRFNHENVAHMTNDDRRVAFYMGDDSTPGCIYKFVCDRAYSADNRGANTGMLDYGTLYVARFNADGSGEWRELTQGRNGLTVGASDPGNVSQSTTPPAPAPVDFRNQAEVLVNCQSAARVAGGTVMDRPEWITVAPDNSAIFVTLTNNSGRQSTVPADPRVRNLHGHIVKFKEAGDSPLATDFSWEIFLLAGDPALASGGDNLVGDIEGDTFSSPDGIRIDPQGRLWVQTDHSIPGNSGVTGKSIEDVFGHNAMFYIDQDSKESKRFLVGPTGCEITGLAYTPDLKTFFVNIQHPTGDWPVSGQEPRSSTIVVRRSDDKPVGA